A region of uncultured Desulfobacter sp. DNA encodes the following proteins:
- a CDS encoding M48 family metallopeptidase, which translates to MNFVADRLNVGKLTTHLPEKFSDVYDTERYERSQNYLKTTTRFGTITSVIDLGVLLVFWFLGGFGALDHFVRETGWSSIGCGLLFIGILAGCKFIISLPFSIYSTFVIEEQFGFNKTTPKIFVLDLIKSISLSMALGIPLLTAIFWFLESTGPWAWMICWGVTTVFILAVQYIVPTWIMPLFNKFTPLGDGELKDKLFAYAKTIDFPLTQIFVMDGSKRSTKSNAFFTGFGKNKRIVLFDTLINAHTPDELLAVLAHEMGHFKKKHILRRLIFGILQMGAIFYLLSLAITQQSLFTAFYVDTPSIYAGLVFFSILFSPIDLIISIIMQFFSRKDEYEADRFAVLTTQKAQALIMALKKLSADNLANLTPHPFYVFINYSHPPLAQRVAAMEKIESTA; encoded by the coding sequence ATGAATTTCGTTGCTGATCGTCTGAACGTCGGAAAACTTACAACCCACCTGCCTGAAAAATTTTCAGATGTTTATGACACAGAACGATATGAGCGTTCCCAGAATTATCTTAAGACAACCACCCGGTTTGGCACCATCACCTCGGTCATTGATCTTGGCGTTCTTTTAGTGTTCTGGTTTCTGGGCGGGTTTGGAGCCCTGGATCATTTTGTCAGGGAAACCGGCTGGTCCTCCATTGGGTGCGGACTTTTATTCATCGGTATCCTTGCAGGATGCAAATTCATTATATCCCTGCCCTTTTCCATCTATTCCACCTTTGTCATTGAAGAACAATTCGGTTTCAATAAAACCACACCAAAAATTTTTGTGCTGGACCTGATAAAATCCATCAGTCTCTCCATGGCGTTGGGCATTCCCCTGCTGACTGCCATTTTCTGGTTTCTGGAAAGCACAGGACCCTGGGCATGGATGATCTGCTGGGGTGTCACAACTGTATTCATTCTGGCGGTACAATACATTGTTCCCACATGGATTATGCCTTTATTCAACAAGTTCACCCCCCTTGGAGACGGTGAGTTGAAGGATAAACTTTTTGCCTATGCAAAGACCATTGATTTTCCCTTGACCCAAATTTTTGTCATGGACGGCTCCAAACGCAGCACCAAATCCAATGCGTTTTTCACAGGCTTTGGAAAAAACAAACGCATTGTACTGTTCGACACTCTCATCAACGCCCATACCCCGGACGAACTTCTGGCCGTACTTGCCCATGAAATGGGGCATTTTAAAAAGAAGCACATCCTGCGGCGCCTGATCTTCGGGATTCTTCAGATGGGGGCTATTTTTTACCTTCTGTCCTTGGCCATCACCCAGCAAAGCCTTTTTACAGCTTTTTATGTGGATACGCCTTCCATATATGCGGGTCTTGTTTTTTTCAGTATTCTCTTTTCCCCCATTGACCTGATCATTTCCATTATCATGCAGTTTTTTTCCAGGAAGGACGAATACGAAGCAGACCGATTTGCCGTTTTGACCACCCAAAAGGCCCAGGCCCTGATAATGGCCCTGAAAAAGCTCAGTGCCGATAATCTGGCAAATCTTACCCCGCACCCCTTTTACGTATTTATAAATTATTCACACCCCCCACTGGCCCAGCGCGTTGCAGCCATGGAAAAAATTGAGAGCACAGCTTGA
- a CDS encoding integration host factor subunit alpha, with protein sequence MALTKTIIAEKIQNELNLSRTVAYDVMEEFLEIIKETIAGGEDIMISGFGKFCVNDKKERKGRNPATDEEMTLPARRVVTFKCSGKLRDSINSDA encoded by the coding sequence ATGGCACTGACCAAGACAATTATTGCAGAAAAAATACAAAATGAATTGAACCTGTCAAGAACCGTTGCCTATGACGTTATGGAAGAATTCCTTGAAATTATCAAAGAGACCATAGCTGGTGGCGAAGATATTATGATTTCAGGTTTCGGCAAATTTTGTGTAAATGACAAAAAAGAAAGAAAGGGGCGCAACCCTGCAACGGATGAAGAGATGACTCTTCCGGCAAGACGGGTCGTCACCTTTAAATGTTCCGGAAAACTTCGGGATTCCATTAATTCCGACGCCTAA
- the purB gene encoding adenylosuccinate lyase gives MQQVLSITPIDGRYARLTGVLSNIFSESGLIHHRIHVELKWLKFLITDLKVHEVVQGDHALDLSGLDILINDFNEDYALRVKEIESRTNHDVKAVEYFIKEKLDGAGLSSIREWVHFACTSEDINNTAYGLMLKKGKALVVDLLKTFVAEIEKKALEYKSIPMMSRTHGQPATPTTPGKEFVNFAWRLNQEIEVLENSKIQAKINGATGNYNAHEFAFPEIDWMAASQRFIRDYLGLEPILFTTQINPNTALSRVLHAMVRAAAVMIDFDRDMWGYISLGYFKQRVKEGETGSSTMPHKVNPIDFENSEGNMGLAIAMLDHLAVKLQKSRFQRDLTDSTVLRSLGTVFGYFTIGMKNAIKGLSKVDLNQAVLEKDLDDNPELLAEPFQTVMRVYGEDNPYERLKDLTRGRKIQKQDLTRFVDELEKVPPEVKERMRKLSPQTYLGLAESLVDLYFKEKSKKD, from the coding sequence ATGCAACAGGTGTTATCCATCACGCCCATAGACGGACGTTATGCCCGCCTTACCGGCGTTCTTTCAAATATTTTCAGTGAATCCGGACTGATTCATCACCGGATTCATGTGGAACTTAAGTGGCTGAAGTTTTTAATTACGGATTTAAAGGTTCATGAGGTTGTACAGGGTGACCATGCTCTGGATTTATCAGGACTGGATATTTTGATAAATGATTTTAATGAAGATTATGCGCTCAGAGTAAAGGAGATAGAGTCCAGGACCAATCATGATGTAAAAGCCGTGGAGTATTTTATAAAGGAGAAACTGGATGGGGCAGGGCTTTCTTCAATACGGGAATGGGTCCACTTTGCATGCACCTCCGAGGATATTAATAACACGGCTTACGGACTGATGCTTAAAAAAGGCAAGGCCCTGGTGGTGGACCTTCTTAAAACTTTTGTGGCAGAAATTGAGAAAAAAGCCCTGGAATATAAAAGCATTCCAATGATGTCCCGCACCCACGGGCAACCTGCCACCCCCACAACCCCGGGAAAAGAGTTTGTCAATTTTGCCTGGCGCCTGAATCAGGAAATTGAGGTTTTGGAAAACTCTAAAATCCAGGCAAAAATTAATGGGGCCACGGGCAATTACAATGCTCATGAATTTGCCTTTCCTGAAATTGACTGGATGGCTGCGTCCCAACGGTTTATCCGGGATTACCTGGGTCTTGAACCCATTCTATTTACCACCCAGATAAATCCCAATACAGCCCTGTCCAGGGTTCTTCATGCCATGGTCCGGGCTGCGGCAGTAATGATTGATTTTGATCGAGACATGTGGGGGTATATCAGTTTAGGTTATTTCAAACAAAGGGTTAAAGAGGGCGAAACCGGATCATCCACAATGCCCCATAAGGTCAATCCCATTGATTTTGAGAACAGTGAAGGTAATATGGGGCTTGCCATTGCCATGCTGGATCACTTGGCGGTTAAACTTCAGAAATCCCGTTTCCAAAGAGATTTGACTGACAGCACAGTGTTACGAAGTCTTGGTACGGTATTCGGGTATTTTACCATCGGGATGAAAAACGCCATAAAAGGTCTGTCAAAGGTGGATTTAAACCAGGCCGTGCTGGAAAAAGACCTTGACGACAACCCCGAACTTCTGGCCGAACCGTTTCAAACCGTCATGCGGGTTTACGGCGAGGATAATCCCTATGAACGCCTCAAAGACCTGACCCGGGGCAGAAAAATTCAGAAACAGGATTTGACCCGGTTTGTGGACGAACTTGAAAAGGTACCGCCCGAAGTCAAAGAACGCATGAGAAAGCTTTCCCCCCAGACATATCTGGGACTGGCTGAATCCCTGGTGGACTTGTATTTTAAAGAGAAATCAAAAAAGGATTAA
- the amrA gene encoding AmmeMemoRadiSam system protein A, protein MISDKQGQILLKIARNSIAEKLGLYVDKTQIDLNQPFLEVKQGVFVTLHKDGALRGCIGVIEPVESLKTGVANTAKLAAFKDFRFAPLAREEFDQVDLEISLLSRPEKFEYSSAKELIQGLEPFRDGVIIEKGSNRATFLPQVWNQLPDTASFLSQLCIKAGLDADEWTKGSLDVQTYRVHLFCEKK, encoded by the coding sequence ATGATTAGCGATAAACAAGGGCAAATATTGTTGAAAATCGCACGCAACAGTATTGCCGAAAAACTCGGTCTTTATGTTGATAAAACACAGATTGATTTAAATCAACCTTTTCTGGAAGTTAAGCAGGGGGTGTTTGTAACCTTGCATAAAGATGGTGCTTTAAGGGGATGTATTGGTGTGATTGAACCGGTTGAATCGTTGAAAACAGGTGTTGCGAATACTGCAAAACTGGCTGCGTTCAAAGATTTTCGATTTGCGCCTCTGGCCAGGGAGGAGTTTGATCAGGTGGATCTGGAGATCAGTCTTTTGTCCAGGCCTGAAAAATTTGAATATAGTTCTGCAAAAGAGTTGATCCAGGGACTTGAGCCATTCAGGGATGGCGTTATCATAGAAAAAGGAAGCAACCGGGCCACCTTTCTTCCCCAGGTTTGGAATCAATTGCCTGATACGGCTTCCTTTTTATCCCAGTTGTGCATCAAAGCCGGACTTGATGCCGATGAATGGACCAAAGGCAGTCTGGATGTTCAGACTTACCGGGTTCATTTGTTTTGTGAAAAAAAATAG
- a CDS encoding YerC/YecD family TrpR-related protein — MLIDQELLEVILSIKNMNELEHFFEEIFTPAELSDLSLRWKLLKDLHAGMTQRKIAEKYGISLCKITRGSKVLKKKGSVSFKVLDSRN; from the coding sequence ATGTTGATAGATCAGGAATTGTTAGAAGTTATTCTTTCCATTAAAAATATGAATGAACTGGAGCATTTTTTTGAAGAAATTTTTACACCGGCAGAACTTTCAGATCTTTCTTTGCGATGGAAGCTTTTAAAGGATCTGCATGCGGGCATGACCCAGCGCAAAATTGCAGAAAAATACGGCATCAGTCTGTGTAAAATAACACGGGGCTCAAAAGTGCTGAAAAAAAAGGGCTCTGTTTCATTTAAAGTGCTGGATTCAAGGAATTGA
- a CDS encoding phosphoesterase has protein sequence MSKEQEQVLCIDRETLPPSWVTQRTVLPMDFSTFAATCTKAGFSFVRRGVAEEDRQKKQIIPYIVLQTVDGNMTAAYNRQGSEKRLHDLWSIGIGGHINPGDQAMDSDRFENILQNGMQRELNEELTRQEPDDTTEFIGIISEDITPVGSVHMGAVFLIRTQNPEGYLPGDELHSFTWHETKTLWKLNMELWSELALELVNSLNPAL, from the coding sequence ATGAGCAAAGAACAGGAACAGGTCTTGTGCATTGACCGTGAAACGCTCCCGCCATCATGGGTAACCCAGAGAACCGTCCTGCCCATGGACTTTTCAACATTTGCCGCCACATGTACCAAAGCAGGATTTTCCTTTGTCCGTCGTGGCGTTGCCGAAGAAGACAGGCAAAAAAAACAGATCATCCCTTATATTGTTCTACAGACGGTCGACGGCAACATGACTGCAGCCTACAACAGACAGGGCAGTGAAAAACGTCTCCACGACCTGTGGTCCATCGGAATCGGAGGTCATATCAATCCCGGGGATCAGGCCATGGACTCTGACCGTTTTGAAAATATTTTACAAAACGGCATGCAAAGGGAACTAAATGAGGAACTCACCAGGCAAGAACCAGATGACACCACTGAATTCATAGGAATTATCAGTGAAGATATCACCCCTGTAGGCAGCGTTCACATGGGGGCCGTATTTCTGATCCGGACACAAAATCCGGAAGGTTATCTGCCTGGAGATGAATTGCACAGCTTTACCTGGCACGAGACAAAGACATTGTGGAAACTGAATATGGAGCTGTGGTCCGAGCTGGCCCTGGAACTTGTCAATTCCTTGAATCCAGCACTTTAA
- a CDS encoding NAD-dependent epimerase/dehydratase family protein, protein MSLGNVLVTGGGGFLGKVLVKKLVDKGENVFSFSRSRYVELDNLGVSQIQGDLADADAVTAALNDIDTVFHTAAKPGIWGAYDEYFRINVTGTANVIEACMKNKVGKLIYTSSPSVVFDDRDMQGVNESVPYPDRYLAPYPETKALAEKEVIKAAGQGLCVIILRPHLIWGPEDNHLVPGIISRASRLKIIGPDTDLVDTIYVENAADAHILAAEKLSQNPSLSGNIYFISQDEPMSKWTMANAFLAAAGLPPIKGHVSGRTAYAAGWLFEIIYKAFGIKKDPPMTRFAAKELATSHWFDISRAKKDLGYTSKISTEEGLKRLKEWLSRK, encoded by the coding sequence ATGAGTTTGGGAAATGTTTTGGTTACCGGCGGTGGCGGCTTTCTGGGCAAGGTTTTGGTGAAAAAACTTGTGGATAAGGGGGAAAATGTTTTTTCGTTTTCCCGGTCCCGGTACGTGGAACTGGATAATCTGGGTGTTTCCCAGATCCAGGGGGACCTTGCCGATGCCGATGCTGTGACCGCTGCCTTAAATGATATTGATACTGTGTTTCATACGGCAGCAAAACCTGGTATCTGGGGCGCCTATGATGAATATTTTCGGATTAATGTCACAGGAACCGCAAATGTCATTGAGGCCTGCATGAAAAATAAGGTTGGGAAGCTGATTTACACCAGTTCGCCTTCTGTGGTGTTTGATGATAGAGACATGCAGGGTGTCAACGAGTCGGTTCCCTATCCGGACAGATATCTGGCGCCTTATCCCGAAACCAAGGCGCTCGCGGAAAAAGAGGTCATTAAAGCTGCGGGGCAGGGGCTTTGTGTAATTATTCTGCGTCCCCATCTGATATGGGGGCCGGAAGATAATCATCTGGTGCCGGGCATTATCAGCAGGGCTTCACGGCTGAAGATCATTGGTCCGGATACAGACCTTGTGGATACGATTTATGTGGAGAATGCCGCCGACGCCCATATTCTGGCTGCTGAAAAGCTATCCCAAAATCCATCCTTGTCCGGCAATATATATTTTATAAGCCAGGATGAGCCCATGTCCAAATGGACCATGGCCAACGCGTTTCTGGCTGCCGCAGGCCTGCCACCCATTAAAGGGCATGTGTCAGGAAGAACCGCTTATGCGGCCGGCTGGCTCTTTGAGATTATTTATAAGGCCTTTGGCATTAAAAAAGATCCGCCCATGACCCGGTTTGCCGCAAAGGAACTTGCCACGTCCCACTGGTTTGATATCAGCCGTGCAAAAAAGGATCTGGGTTATACGTCAAAGATATCCACCGAGGAAGGCTTAAAACGACTGAAGGAATGGTTGAGTCGGAAATGA
- a CDS encoding YihY/virulence factor BrkB family protein produces the protein MKPKLFFTFSLVQFRTKVIRVLYRAARGYQRNSCALRASALSLYTLFSIVPVMAMAFGIAKGFGFQQFLEAEVLSLFEGREEIVQSILVFSNNLLEKTQGGLMAVLGVLLLLYSLIKLMFHIEGTFNLIWWVRDGRPLIRKLTDYLTIALAAGLLGILSGSVNLFMIPRLESFWAYLGVPIDIKGIISFFFSVVPYVVTWSLFMFFYMIMPHKKVDFRAAGVGAVFAGTLFQVIQTTFLKFQVFVTGYNAIYGSFSALPMFLIWLQISWGVLLYGAEISFEWENTENAKTPDLTLNAMSIRARKLAMLEIVKGCVQRFAEKKPPATDVIIARELNLPLTIVHYLLESLMSAGILYSVRLDGNTTGYTPAMDIECLSIMDVLCALEHQGDAKAYMPGTLLTQALEDSLETFDRAARTSNGERLIKDI, from the coding sequence ATGAAGCCCAAGCTTTTTTTTACCTTTTCACTGGTTCAATTTCGGACCAAGGTCATCCGGGTTCTTTACAGAGCTGCCAGGGGATATCAACGCAACAGCTGTGCTTTGAGGGCGTCGGCCTTGAGCCTTTACACCCTTTTCAGCATAGTGCCTGTGATGGCCATGGCCTTTGGTATTGCCAAAGGATTTGGATTCCAGCAGTTCCTTGAGGCAGAGGTACTGTCTTTGTTTGAAGGCCGTGAGGAGATTGTCCAAAGTATCCTGGTTTTTTCCAACAATTTGCTGGAAAAAACCCAGGGCGGCTTAATGGCCGTTCTTGGTGTTCTGCTGTTGCTATACTCTTTGATTAAACTGATGTTTCATATCGAAGGCACGTTCAACCTGATCTGGTGGGTCAGGGACGGCAGGCCATTGATAAGAAAGCTCACCGACTATCTGACCATTGCCCTGGCCGCAGGTCTGTTGGGCATTTTGTCCGGATCCGTGAATCTGTTCATGATTCCCCGCCTGGAATCTTTCTGGGCCTATCTTGGGGTTCCCATCGACATTAAAGGAATTATCTCATTTTTTTTCAGCGTGGTGCCCTATGTCGTTACCTGGTCATTGTTCATGTTTTTTTATATGATTATGCCCCATAAAAAAGTGGATTTCAGGGCGGCCGGGGTGGGGGCGGTATTTGCCGGGACCCTGTTTCAGGTCATCCAGACCACTTTTTTAAAGTTTCAGGTTTTTGTCACGGGTTACAATGCCATCTATGGCAGTTTTTCCGCATTACCCATGTTTCTGATCTGGTTGCAGATTTCCTGGGGGGTGCTTCTTTACGGGGCAGAAATTTCATTTGAGTGGGAAAATACCGAAAATGCAAAGACCCCGGATCTGACTTTAAATGCCATGAGCATTCGGGCCAGAAAACTTGCCATGCTGGAGATAGTCAAAGGATGTGTCCAGCGCTTTGCCGAAAAAAAGCCTCCTGCAACAGATGTTATCATTGCACGGGAGCTCAATCTGCCTTTAACCATTGTGCACTATCTTCTGGAATCTTTGATGTCCGCAGGTATTTTGTACTCAGTTCGTCTTGACGGCAATACCACCGGATATACCCCAGCCATGGACATTGAATGTTTGAGTATCATGGATGTGCTTTGTGCCTTGGAGCACCAGGGGGACGCAAAGGCGTACATGCCGGGAACCCTGTTGACCCAGGCCTTAGAGGACAGTCTGGAGACGTTTGACAGGGCGGCCCGGACATCTAATGGAGAGCGATTGATAAAAGATATTTAA
- a CDS encoding FxsA family protein, with protein sequence MLLKLFLCFTLIPVAELYILIHLGGIIGGFNTVMLVIITGFLGAYLARMEGLNTMIKVRQSLNQGIMPTEELLDAFIILIAGLVLITPGLLTDTAGLLLLYPPTRNAFKRFLRRKLDEMMANGSINITRFH encoded by the coding sequence ATGCTACTCAAACTGTTTTTATGTTTTACACTGATCCCGGTTGCTGAATTATACATTCTTATCCATCTTGGCGGTATTATCGGAGGCTTCAATACTGTCATGCTGGTTATTATCACCGGATTCCTCGGTGCTTACCTTGCCCGGATGGAAGGACTTAATACCATGATAAAGGTTCGCCAGAGTTTAAACCAGGGGATTATGCCCACCGAAGAACTGCTGGACGCCTTTATAATTCTCATCGCCGGACTGGTGCTCATTACGCCCGGACTTTTAACGGATACCGCCGGGCTTTTGTTGTTATACCCCCCCACCAGAAACGCGTTTAAACGCTTCTTACGAAGAAAACTTGATGAGATGATGGCCAATGGCAGCATCAATATAACCCGGTTTCATTAA
- the aat gene encoding leucyl/phenylalanyl-tRNA--protein transferase, with translation MSESIEFPPAWLARSDGLLCIGGDLCAKRLILAYRNGIFPWFSDCEPILWWSPDPRLVLFPSRIRVSKSLKKTIRKACFSIRINTAFEQTIVACSQPRQNKPEGTWLVNEMIDAYITLHKMGFAHSVEAWQGDRLVGGLYGICMGKTFFGESMFSLVPDASKVALVALAQELDSQGFGMIDCQVTSGHLLRMGAQEITRDLFLDILKHSLDKDVPGSLWQAGRHLLGVSPSCVAHAV, from the coding sequence TTGTCTGAATCAATTGAATTCCCGCCGGCCTGGCTGGCGCGGTCCGACGGATTGTTGTGTATTGGGGGGGACCTTTGTGCAAAGCGTTTGATCCTGGCATACCGAAATGGTATTTTTCCCTGGTTTTCAGACTGTGAGCCCATTTTATGGTGGTCCCCCGATCCCCGGCTGGTGCTTTTTCCCTCCAGAATCAGGGTGTCAAAAAGCTTAAAAAAAACCATTCGAAAGGCGTGTTTCTCCATCAGGATCAACACGGCGTTTGAACAGACCATTGTGGCCTGTTCACAGCCCAGGCAGAATAAACCTGAAGGTACCTGGCTTGTGAATGAGATGATTGATGCATATATCACCTTGCACAAAATGGGATTTGCCCACTCCGTTGAGGCCTGGCAGGGTGACCGGCTGGTGGGAGGCCTGTATGGGATCTGCATGGGAAAAACATTTTTCGGTGAATCCATGTTTTCCCTTGTACCCGATGCCTCCAAGGTGGCACTTGTGGCTTTGGCCCAGGAGCTTGACAGCCAGGGATTTGGGATGATTGACTGCCAGGTCACCTCCGGCCATCTGCTGCGCATGGGGGCCCAGGAAATAACCAGGGATCTGTTTCTTGACATCTTAAAGCACAGCCTTGATAAAGACGTACCGGGCAGTCTGTGGCAGGCAGGACGACATCTTTTGGGGGTCTCCCCGAGCTGTGTTGCCCATGCCGTATGA
- the clpA gene encoding ATP-dependent Clp protease ATP-binding subunit ClpA translates to MISKELSTALGFAVREAKKRRHEYVCVEHVLYAIVNHESGLETIEKCGGSPEHIKEDLEKFFDEKLTKIENSEEYVLQQTIGFQRMIQRAINHARSAEKSEVNLGDILASIFQEKDSHAAFYLESEGITRLDVLRHISHDSPDKDKKELPEEEKPQQLFHQTDSKTKRQKKKDPLESFTTDLIKRAQDNKIDPLIGRSLEIERVMQVLCRRRKNNPILVGDPGVGKTAIAEGLALKINDKTVPDLLENCELYSLDMGALLAGTKYRGDFEQRLKDVITALEEKENALLVIDEIHTVVGAGATTSGSMDASNILKPALSSGDIKCIGTTTYEEYKNHFEKDRAFSRRFEKIEVAEPSVEETVEILKGLRTCYEEHHGLKYPDKTIEAAAYLSDKYINDRFLPDKAIDVIDEAGAFLKLSADGRRKTVSPKDIEKIVAKIAKVPVSSVTVADKSSLESLPGKLLSVIFGQDDAIKTLTTAIKRARAGLAAPDRPIGSFLFMGPTGVGKTEVARQLASNMGIKFLRFDMSEYMEKHSVSRLIGAPPGYVGFEQGGILTDNIRKHPHCVLLLDEIEKAHMDLYNILLQVMDYATLTDNNGKSADFRNVIIIMTSNAGAREMSTNSIGFGSQSANSDSQSIKAVKNTFSPEFRNRLDGIVQFSHLSEKVMELIVDKNMKELKAMLSDQGISLSYSADARAYLAGKGHDPKFGARPLARLIQTEIKDKLTDEILFGRLEKGGKLSIGLKDGILTFNIKSA, encoded by the coding sequence ATGATTAGCAAAGAACTATCCACAGCTCTCGGGTTTGCCGTTCGGGAAGCTAAAAAAAGAAGACATGAGTACGTATGTGTCGAACATGTTCTTTACGCCATTGTCAATCATGAATCCGGCTTGGAAACCATTGAAAAATGTGGGGGCAGCCCTGAACATATCAAAGAAGATCTTGAAAAATTCTTTGATGAAAAATTGACAAAAATAGAAAACAGCGAAGAGTATGTTCTCCAGCAGACCATCGGCTTTCAGCGGATGATTCAGCGGGCTATCAATCATGCCAGATCGGCTGAAAAATCAGAGGTGAATCTTGGAGATATACTGGCATCTATCTTCCAGGAAAAAGATTCCCATGCAGCCTTTTACCTGGAGTCCGAAGGAATCACCCGCCTGGATGTTCTCAGACACATCTCCCACGACAGCCCGGACAAAGACAAAAAAGAGCTGCCTGAAGAGGAGAAACCCCAGCAGCTTTTCCACCAGACCGATTCAAAAACCAAACGCCAGAAGAAAAAAGATCCGCTGGAGTCATTTACTACCGATCTGATCAAGCGGGCCCAGGACAATAAAATTGACCCCCTTATCGGTAGAAGCCTTGAAATCGAAAGGGTGATGCAGGTCCTTTGCCGGCGGCGGAAAAACAATCCCATCCTTGTGGGAGATCCCGGGGTAGGAAAAACTGCCATTGCAGAAGGTTTGGCATTGAAAATTAATGACAAAACCGTGCCGGATCTGCTGGAAAATTGTGAACTGTACTCCCTGGATATGGGCGCTCTTTTAGCAGGCACCAAGTACAGAGGCGATTTTGAACAGCGTCTAAAGGATGTCATCACAGCCCTGGAAGAAAAGGAAAATGCGCTTCTTGTCATTGATGAAATTCATACGGTTGTGGGTGCAGGGGCCACAACATCAGGCTCCATGGATGCATCCAACATTCTCAAACCTGCGTTATCATCAGGGGACATCAAGTGTATCGGCACCACCACCTACGAAGAGTACAAAAACCATTTTGAAAAAGACCGGGCTTTTTCCAGGCGGTTTGAAAAAATTGAAGTGGCAGAACCCAGCGTGGAGGAAACAGTGGAGATTCTCAAAGGTCTGCGGACCTGCTACGAGGAACACCATGGCCTGAAATACCCGGATAAAACCATTGAAGCGGCAGCTTACCTGTCAGATAAATACATCAATGACCGGTTCCTGCCTGATAAGGCCATTGACGTCATTGATGAGGCCGGAGCGTTTTTGAAACTTTCGGCAGATGGCCGGCGCAAGACAGTCAGCCCCAAGGATATTGAAAAAATTGTAGCTAAAATAGCCAAGGTCCCTGTTTCCAGTGTTACGGTGGCAGACAAGTCTTCCCTGGAATCTTTGCCAGGCAAACTGCTCAGCGTTATCTTCGGACAGGATGATGCCATTAAAACCCTGACCACGGCAATTAAAAGAGCCCGGGCGGGACTTGCGGCACCGGACCGCCCCATCGGTTCTTTCCTTTTCATGGGTCCCACAGGTGTTGGAAAAACCGAAGTGGCCAGACAGCTGGCTTCCAACATGGGCATCAAATTTCTGCGCTTTGACATGAGCGAATACATGGAAAAGCATTCAGTATCAAGGCTTATTGGTGCCCCTCCGGGATATGTGGGGTTTGAACAGGGCGGAATATTGACTGACAACATCCGCAAGCACCCCCACTGCGTCCTTCTTCTGGATGAAATTGAAAAGGCCCACATGGATCTTTACAATATTCTGCTCCAGGTTATGGATTATGCCACACTCACGGACAATAACGGTAAATCCGCCGATTTCAGAAATGTAATCATTATCATGACCTCCAATGCCGGGGCCAGGGAAATGAGCACCAACAGTATCGGGTTTGGTTCCCAGAGCGCCAATTCCGATTCCCAGAGCATAAAAGCGGTGAAAAACACCTTCAGTCCGGAATTTCGGAATCGTCTTGACGGCATTGTGCAGTTTAGCCATCTGTCAGAAAAGGTGATGGAGCTTATTGTGGACAAAAACATGAAGGAGCTTAAAGCCATGCTCAGCGACCAGGGCATCTCTTTAAGCTATTCAGCCGACGCCCGGGCCTATCTGGCCGGGAAAGGCCATGATCCCAAATTTGGAGCCAGGCCCCTGGCCCGTCTGATCCAGACGGAAATAAAAGATAAACTCACTGATGAAATTCTTTTCGGCCGGCTTGAAAAGGGAGGAAAACTTTCAATTGGTCTAAAAGATGGGATTCTGACATTTAATATTAAATCGGCCTGA
- the clpS gene encoding ATP-dependent Clp protease adapter ClpS, with the protein MTSTDSKTRPKISNDINEGRPPMYKVLLHNDDYTTMDFVVDILIRVFGKSLEKATQIMLNVHNKGKAVCGIYPREIAETKVQAVHNLAGSKGFPLKSTMEKE; encoded by the coding sequence ATGACATCCACTGATTCTAAAACCCGGCCCAAAATATCCAATGACATTAATGAGGGTCGTCCGCCAATGTATAAAGTGCTCTTGCACAATGATGATTATACAACCATGGATTTTGTGGTGGATATCCTTATCCGGGTATTCGGAAAATCTCTTGAAAAAGCCACACAAATCATGCTTAATGTACATAATAAAGGAAAGGCCGTGTGCGGTATATATCCACGGGAAATAGCAGAAACAAAAGTTCAGGCCGTCCATAATCTGGCCGGCAGTAAAGGGTTCCCCTTAAAAAGTACAATGGAAAAGGAGTAA